Below is a window of Gammaproteobacteria bacterium DNA.
ACGCTCAAACACAGATGCTGGCCAGTGCCAGCTGAGTGCACAGTGGGCTAAGGCCTTAAGGCCGTAGCTGCCGCCGCAGCCAGGTGCCGAGTTCGGCGCGTTCGGTGTCCGTCATTCCGGTGGCGTTGCCAAGCGGCATGGCCTTGCTCAGCACAGCCTGTGCCATCACCCGCTCAGCTGCCAGGATAACGGTTTCCCGGACGTCGAGTGTCAGCCCCGCGGGCGGGCTCTTAAATCCACGGTGGGTGGGCGTTGCGGCATGACACGCGACGCAGTGCATCTGAATGATGGCCAGGGCGCGTCCATCGGAGACCGATTCAGTCAGGGGCATCGTCTGTCGCGTCGACAGGAAAATCGCGAGCACGACGCCAAGCAGGACAGCCAGGGGCCACTGCCACAGCAGTGCAGAACCACGGGCGCCGGTGTGCCAGGTGTTGAAAAAATGCCGAACCACGCCGCCGATCAGCAGAACGAGTGCGATCACCAGCCATCCCCAGGTGGCTTGGCCTGCGAACAGAAGGGGGTAATGGGCACTGACCATCAACAACAGCACCGGCAGGGTCAGGTAATTGTTGTGCAGCGAACGCTGTTTGGCTTGTTGCCCGAGTTCGGCAGCTGGTTGCCGGCCCGCTTTCAGATCAGCAACTACTTTTTTCTGGTTGGGGATAATAATGAAGAACACGTTGGCAGACATGATGGTGCCGATGACTGAGCCCACGTGTAAGAACGTTGCCCGGTCACTGAAGAGCTGGCTAAGGCCCCAACTGACCAGTACGATCAGAACAAATACTGCCAGGGCGAGCGGACCTGTGTGCCTGCCAACCGTTGATCGGCAGAGCAGATCGTAAACAAGCCAGCCCCCGGCGAGGAAAGCAAGACTGACCATAACCGCAATCGGTACCGAGATATCTGCACGGTCCCGATCGATGAGGAAAGTTTCTGCGCCGAAGTAATACATGACCGCCATCAGTGCAAAGCCCGACAGCCAGGTGAAATAAGCTTCGTACTTGAACCAGTGCAGTTCTTCGGGCAGCTGTTCGGGTGCAACCATGTACTTTTGTACGTGGTAGAAACCGCCGCCGTGGACAATCCAGGACTCGCCGTCGACACCTGTCGTCAATTGCTGGCGACGTCGCAGGCTCTGGTCCAGCCAGATGAAATAGAACGAGGTACCGATCCAGGCGATGCCCGTGGCCAGGTGTAACCAGCGGATAAAAAGTCCAGCCCAATCCTGCCAGGCGATTTCCATATTTGATCAGCTCCGGGTCGGGGTGCCGCCTGGGCGCACAGAGAATGTTCTAGAATTGGACTGTAGAACAACGCTCGACGGCATGCAAAGTACAGCGGTCTGCCCGTCATTTGACGATCGATATCACAGGAGCCCTCCCGGGTATGAACGGCAAACTGATCGCATTTTTCCCAGAGGCGGCCTTTGGCCCGGCACTCAACTCGGTTGGCATCGCGCAGGCCTGCGAAAAACTGGGGCACAAAGCTGTGTTTCTAACCGATCCGGGAATGGGTGGTGTATACCAGGGCTACGGCTATGACGAGCACCTGGTCAACATGTCCGAGCCGATGCCGCCGGAAGAAATGGCCAAGTATTGGTCGGATTTCATCAACGGCCATATTCCAAATTTCGATCTTTCACCGTACGAGCAGATCGATAACTACGTGAAAGAGTGCTGGGAAGCTATTGTTGATACGTCGATCTGGGCGGAGAAAGAACTGCCGGATATTCTTGAGACGCTCAAGCCCGACATGGTCTGTGTGGATAATGTGGTCCTTTTCCCGGCGATCAAGCGCTACGCACAGACAGACAACAAACCTTGGGTGCGCATCATCTCGTGCTCAGAAAACGAGATACCCGATCGTGACATACCCCCCCACCTGTCCGGATGTGGTGCGGATGACCATGACTGTCATGCGCGTTATCTGTCACGCTTTAACGAGATCGTGGGTCCGATTCATGAACGGTTCAATACCTTTCTCCAACAATGCGGCGAACAACCTTACCCGCTTGGCGAGTTCTTCGAGGCGTCTCCACACATGAATCTGTTGCTCTACCCCGAACCGGTCAAATTCAACCGGCGCGAGCCCCTGGACCCGGAACGGTTTCAATATCTGGAGGGCTGTGTGCGGGATGAGGCGGACTATGAACTGCCGGTCTTCGATGCAAACAACGATGCACCGTTGCTCTACGTGAGTTTTGGCAGCCTGGGATCAGGTGACACCACATTGCTGAAGCGGTTGATGAATGCGGTGTCCAAGCTACCGGTCCGCGCTCTTTTTAATGTGGGTGACTACGAAAGCGAGTACTCCGAGATTCCAGCAAACATATCGATCGCATCCTGGTACCCACAGCCGTCTGTCATCGCACAGACCGATGCGGTAATTCACCATGGCGGCAACAATTCATTTAACGAGTGCCTTTACTATGGCAAACCTGCCCTGATCATGCCCTACGTATGGGATGGGCACGACAATGCAACCCGCCTGCAAGAGACCGGTCACGGCCTCCATCTGCACCGTAACGAGTGGAATGATCAGGAACTCGCTGACCGCATCGTGACATTACTGAATGATCAGCCGATGCAAGCCAGGCTGGCGGAAACTTCCGCGCACATGCGCAGCCGCCACGGCCCGACCAAGGCGGCGGGTATTCTCAACGACCTGTTGGACTGAGGCTGTCAGTCGATCACGATCACGTCGTTACGGAATCGGGTCAGTGGCTCGTTGCCGTTTTCGGTGATCAGAAACATGTCGGCGTGTTTGAACCCGCCGACACCGTCTACAGAGATCATCGGTTCCATAGACATCACCATATTGGGCTGCAGAACGTAATCGTTATAAGGACGAATTTCTCCGAGTTCATCACGGCCATACCAGTAACCCATGATGCCGAATGAATGACCGGTGCCAAAGGTTCTGTTCTCCAGCAGGTCGTGTTGTTCATAGATTGGATTGATGACGGCGTCATCGATGTCGCCGAGCCGTACACCGGGTTTGAGCGCGGCAATGCCGGCATGATGGACCTCAACCTGGATCTCAAAGTACTTCTGTACCTCGGCTGATATCGGCCCAAAGACCAGGCTTCGTTCCAGCAGGTGGTAATAGCCCAGGATCATCGGAAATACGTTCAGGCTGAGCAGATCGCCGCTGTGCATCTGTCGATCGGTGTTGAGTCCATGAGCGACTTTGGTGTTTTCAGGGCCCGACTGTGCCCAGCAGAAGGTGCCATCGCATTCATGGCCGGGAAAACGGCGGCAGATTTCCTCTTCCATGGCGGTCACTGATGCCCGGGCGACTTGCACCTCAGTCACGCCGTCATGGACAGCATCGACAAAAGCCTGTGCGCCGAGATCACAGATTTCGGCCCCAGCCCGAATCAGTGCGATCTCTTCATCCGATTTGAGCATCTGCTCACACATCATGGCATAGCCCATTTCAACGAATTCGAGATCAGGAAGTGCAGTGCACAATGCCTTGTGCATGGTGATGCTGACATTATCTTCCTCAATTCCGATCCGCCCACTCGTGATGCCACGATCAAGCAGGACCTGTCGCGCCAGGCCCACCCAGCCGTCTATTGCACTGGCATTGTCAGTGTAGATCCGGATGTCCCTGAAATTGCTGCCATCACCGACCATTTTGGCAGGCCGGTCGTATTCAATATGGGGTGCAATCGCGGCGGGTTCATTCTCTCTTGGGATCACCAGCCCTTGTTCGCGGCCCCAGGGGATCATCCAGAAATTACTGTAATACAAGGTGTTGTGGACTGAGGTGATAAGGACCGCCTCGACGCTTTGATTGTCCATGGCGTGACGCAGGTTCGCCAGACGTCGGTTCATTTCCTGATCGGAAAAATAGCCCATCAAGAATCTCCTGGTAGTTGTTATGCTGCAGTCAGGCTGAAAGTCGTGACGGTGAGGTGATGCTGATGATCATTCAAGCCCCGCCCGGTTGCGCAGCCGCCGGGCCAGCGCACTGTGTCTTGCAACAAGATCGACCTCATCGATGTGGCTGGCCCGGCCGTTTTCCACCTGCCACTGACCGGCGATCATGACGCGATCGGCCCGGTGTGCACCACATTGGACCAGCGCTGCGAGCGGGTCGTCGTGTCCCGAGTGCCGTAGCTCATCGAGTTTGAACAGCGCGATGTCGGCCTGCAGACCCGAGTCGATGCGCCCAAGGTCATCGCGTCCCAGACACCGGGCACCACCTGCCGTAGCCCAGCGCAGGGCATCCGTGTGGCTGACAGCTGCAGAACCTGAGTTGAACCGTTGCAGCATCAGGGCTGCCCTGACTTCTTCGATCGCGTTGGAGGCATCATTCGATGCCGACCCGTCTACCCCCAGGCCGACAGGACTGCCGGCCTGTTCCAGTGAACACGCAGGACAGAGTCCCGAGGACAGCAGCATATTGGAGTGCGGACAGTGGCTGACCGCCACACCCGCCTGGCCCAGCCGGGTGATCTCACTGTCTGAAAAATGAATGCCATGGGCCAGCCAGGTCCGCGCCTGAAGCCAGCCACATTGGTCAAGATAGTCTAGCGGACGCATACCTAAACGGGCTTGGCAGTAGTCGTTCTCGTCCTTGGTTTCTCCCAGATGGGTGTGCAGCCGCAGGTCAAGTTTTTCAGCTAGAAGTGCAGATTGTTGCATAACCTCTTGGGATACCGAAAACGGCGAACACGGTGCGAGCGCGATCTGGGTCATCGCACCAGGACCTGATTGGTGATATGCACCCACCACCCGCTCGCAGTCGGCCAGAATGGTGTCCGGATCCTGGACGACGCTGGCGGGCGGGAGGCCGCCGTCGTCTACGCAAAGGTCCATTGAGCCGCGTGTCAGCACCACCCTCAGTCCGATCTGCCTCGCCATTTCGACCTGGACATCGATTGCCTTTTCAAGGCCTTTCGGGAACAGGTAGTGATGATCCGCGGCCGTGGTGCAGCCGGATAGCAGCAGTTCGGCCAGCGCCAGTTCAGTGGCTGCCGCAAGCATTTCCGGATCCAGGTGGGCCCAAACGGGATAGAGGGCGCCGAGCCAGTCGAACAGTTCCTTGTTCAGGGCTGTTCGCAGCGAGCGTGTGAGCGTCTGATAAAAATGGTGGTGGGTATTGATCAGCCCGGGCAGCACAACATGGGAAGAGGCATCGAACGTAGTGTCCACCGGTGCTGTGGGCGCTTTCCCGGCTGGAATCAGTTCTGTTATGAGCTGATTTTCAACGACGAAACCGCGTTCGGCATTGTCCGCATAGATGGCCAGTGGATCACGAATCCAGGTGCGGGACATGCTTATCTTTTCTACATTGGTCGAGGTACAGAAAACCCGCTCCCGAATCCGGGAGCGGGTCTGTAAATACAACAATCAGCGAGTACTTAATCCGGCAACTTGTCGTCGACGCCTTTGACGTAGAAGTTCATTCCAGCCAGCATGCCGTCGTCGGCTGTTGCACCTGTCGGTACTACGAGTTCGCCGGCCTGGTTGTAGATGGGGCCGGTAAACGGATGAAATGCACCTGTTCGAATCGACTCTGTCGTTTCGCGTGCCATCGTGGCGATGTCATTTGGCATGTTGGTAAACGGTGCCATGCCGACCATCCCGGGTCCCATTCCGTTCCAGGTATCCCCTGAAGTCCAGGTTCCCATCAAGACATCAACCGTTCGTTTGACGTAATACGGTCCCCAATTATCGAGAACTGCGGTTAACTGCGTATCTGGGGCAAACTGGATCATGTCAGAGGCTTGTCCGAAAGCGTTGATCCCGCGAGCCGCTGCTGCCTGAAGCGCCGCAGTACTGTCCGTATGTTGCGTAATGATGTCGGCGCCCTGGTCCATTAGCACCTTGGCGGCATCTGCTTCCTTCGGTGGATCAAACCAGGTGTAAGCCCACACGATTTTTACCTTCATGTTCGAATTTATCGATTGCGCACCGAGCATGAACGCGTTGATGCCACGTACGACTTCAGGAATCGGGAACGAAGCAATGTAGCCGATGATGCCACTCTTGGACATCTTGGCGGCAATCTGGCCTTGCACATAACGGCCTTCGTAGAAACGTGCTGAGTAGGTTGAGACGTTGTCGGCCCGTTTATACCCGGTGGCATGCTCAAATTTGACGTCGGGGAATCGTTTGGCGACCTTGAGTGTTGGCTCCATATAGCCAAAGGACGTGGTAAAGATCAGTTTGTGCCCAGTTTCAGCCAGCTTGGCAATCGCACGCGCGGCATCGGGTCCTTCTGGCACACCTTCAACGTAGGTCGTCTCCACATGATCACCGAGCATATTGTCGATCATCAGTCGGCCCTGATCATGGGAATAGGTCCAGCCATGATCCCCCGGTGGGCCAATATAGATAAATCCAACTTTCAACTTGTCTGCAGACGCAGTAGTGATCGCGCCGAGACTCAACACGGCTGCAAAAATCACTACGACCAGTTTGACGAGGTACTTCATTTTCAATTTCCTCCATTCATGGTGAGAGTTCCAACAGATGTCATTCTGCTCAACGCTCGGCCCGGAACGGCCGGCCCAGACAGGCTGGGGCGTTGAGGCGAATCTTAATGGCATCCCTGGAGATCAAGACTAATACAACTATGGTTGCAATGTAAGGGAGCATTGACATAAAAGCAGCAGGAATACCGAGGCCAGCTGCCTGGGCATTCAGCTGAAGAATCATGATGCTGCCAAAGAGGATCGCACCAAACAGGACTCTTTCAGGTCGCCAGGTGGCGAAAACCACCAGGGCAATGGCTATCCAGCCGCGTCCGGCCGCCATATTTTCTGCCCACAACGGGGTATACACCAGCGACAAGTAACCACCTCCCAGACCTGCCATCAATCCGCCAAAGGCCACAGCGGTGTAACGGATCAACACCACAGGATAGCCGATGGCGTGGGCGGATACATCGGAGTCGCCCACCGCTCTCAAAATCATCCCCGAGCGTGAACGGTTGAGGAACCAGGCCACGCCGGTCAGAAGGATGAGGCCCAGATATACCAGGGGATCGTGTCCGAACAACAATGGGCCCACAACCGGCAGATCCGAAAGCACAGGCAGATGAATAGCCGCAATTCTGTCGATGGTTTCTCCGACATAATCGAAACCGAACAGCGCCGACAGGCCTGTACCGAATATGGTCAGCGCGAGGCCAGTCGCAACTTGATTTGAAAGCAACGTGAGTGTAAGGAACGCGAAGATAAGCGATGCAAGTATGCCTGAGGCTCCGGCTACCAGAAGTCCGAGTGGCGCGTTTCCGGTCACTGCGGCTGTGGCAAAACCAAATACTGCACCAATCAACATCATGCCTTCCACACCCAGATTCAGCACTCCAGAGCGCTCGCAGATGAGTTCGCCGGTGGCAGCGAACACCAGCGGTGTCGCTGCAGTCATCATCGTCATCACGGAAGCAATAATGAGTTCAGGCATGGTTACTCCGTGGCTCTCGAGCTTACGATGATCCGGTACCGGGTGAAGAGATCAAACGCGAGCAGATAGAACAGGATGATGCCCTGGAAAAGGCTGGTCACGGCTTTGGGCAGTCCCGCCGATATCTGAGCCCCTTCGCCACCGATGTAAGTGACTGCGATCGCGATGCCCGCCAGCAGAACCCCCAGCGGGTGGAGGCGACCCAGGAAGGCAACAATGATGGCGGTGAAACCGTAGCCTGGAGAAATGTTCGGCACCAGTTGCCCAATGGTGCTGGTCGCTTCGATCACGCCGGCCAGACCGGCAAGTCCGCCACCAATCAGCAGAGACTGCCAGATCATTCGGTGACCATGAACACCCGCGTGACGGGCGGCCAGTGGGGCTGATCCAAAGACCCGGACGGTGAAACCAAATCGGGTCCGGGCCAGGATGAACCAGGCGATAAAAGGAACAGCCAAAGTGATCAGCGTGCCCAGATGCACACGCTTACCCGAAAACAGGAGCGGCATGGTAGCGGCGTCCGGAAACAACCGGGTGCCCGGAAATCCCCAGCCTTGGGGGTTACGCCACGGACCCTGCACCAGGTGAACGAGCAGCAGCTCTGCGACATAGACCAGCATCAGTGAGACCAGTATCTCGTTGGCATTAAATCGGGTTTTCAGCAGCGCAGGCACTGCAGCCCAGGCCATCCCGCCAAGCGTACCGAGCACCAGCATCGCCGGGAGCAGCAGGGTGCTTTCACTTTCGTAGAAGTAAACAGCCAGACCGCCGCCGGCAATTGCTCCGGCAATGTATTGGCCTTCGGCACCGATGTTCCAGATGCCGGCGCGAAATCCGAACGACAGTCCGATTCCGATCAGAATGAGTGGGCCTGCTTTGACCGCAACCTCGGAAAGTCCCGAGGTGGTCGTCAGCGGCTCCACAAAGTAGATATAGAGCGCTGTCGAGGGATCCTTGCCCATGGCCAGGAATATCACGCCACCCGTAATCACCGTCAGCACGAGGGCCATCAACGGCGACAGCCAGGCGGCGGCAAACGACTGCGTGCTTCTGGGTTCAAGCCGCAACATGATCTACCTTGGGCTGAACTTCGTGTCGGACCCCCATCAATAAACCGATATCTTCAGGGCTGACTTCATCGATAGGTGTTGTGACCGAGAGGGTGCCTTGGGAGATGACAGCGATCCGGTGGGATAGCAGAAAAACCTCATCGAGGTCCTGAGAGATCATCAGCACAGCGGCCCCTGCACTGACCAGCCGCTGGATTTCTTCGTGTATCGCGGCAGCAGCGCCAGCGTCCACACCCCAGGTGGGTTG
It encodes the following:
- a CDS encoding urate hydroxylase PuuD, with translation MEIAWQDWAGLFIRWLHLATGIAWIGTSFYFIWLDQSLRRRQQLTTGVDGESWIVHGGGFYHVQKYMVAPEQLPEELHWFKYEAYFTWLSGFALMAVMYYFGAETFLIDRDRADISVPIAVMVSLAFLAGGWLVYDLLCRSTVGRHTGPLALAVFVLIVLVSWGLSQLFSDRATFLHVGSVIGTIMSANVFFIIIPNQKKVVADLKAGRQPAAELGQQAKQRSLHNNYLTLPVLLLMVSAHYPLLFAGQATWGWLVIALVLLIGGVVRHFFNTWHTGARGSALLWQWPLAVLLGVVLAIFLSTRQTMPLTESVSDGRALAIIQMHCVACHAATPTHRGFKSPPAGLTLDVRETVILAAERVMAQAVLSKAMPLGNATGMTDTERAELGTWLRRQLRP
- a CDS encoding glycosyltransferase, producing MNGKLIAFFPEAAFGPALNSVGIAQACEKLGHKAVFLTDPGMGGVYQGYGYDEHLVNMSEPMPPEEMAKYWSDFINGHIPNFDLSPYEQIDNYVKECWEAIVDTSIWAEKELPDILETLKPDMVCVDNVVLFPAIKRYAQTDNKPWVRIISCSENEIPDRDIPPHLSGCGADDHDCHARYLSRFNEIVGPIHERFNTFLQQCGEQPYPLGEFFEASPHMNLLLYPEPVKFNRREPLDPERFQYLEGCVRDEADYELPVFDANNDAPLLYVSFGSLGSGDTTLLKRLMNAVSKLPVRALFNVGDYESEYSEIPANISIASWYPQPSVIAQTDAVIHHGGNNSFNECLYYGKPALIMPYVWDGHDNATRLQETGHGLHLHRNEWNDQELADRIVTLLNDQPMQARLAETSAHMRSRHGPTKAAGILNDLLD
- a CDS encoding aminopeptidase P family protein, coding for MGYFSDQEMNRRLANLRHAMDNQSVEAVLITSVHNTLYYSNFWMIPWGREQGLVIPRENEPAAIAPHIEYDRPAKMVGDGSNFRDIRIYTDNASAIDGWVGLARQVLLDRGITSGRIGIEEDNVSITMHKALCTALPDLEFVEMGYAMMCEQMLKSDEEIALIRAGAEICDLGAQAFVDAVHDGVTEVQVARASVTAMEEEICRRFPGHECDGTFCWAQSGPENTKVAHGLNTDRQMHSGDLLSLNVFPMILGYYHLLERSLVFGPISAEVQKYFEIQVEVHHAGIAALKPGVRLGDIDDAVINPIYEQHDLLENRTFGTGHSFGIMGYWYGRDELGEIRPYNDYVLQPNMVMSMEPMISVDGVGGFKHADMFLITENGNEPLTRFRNDVIVID
- a CDS encoding 8-oxoguanine deaminase, with translation MSRTWIRDPLAIYADNAERGFVVENQLITELIPAGKAPTAPVDTTFDASSHVVLPGLINTHHHFYQTLTRSLRTALNKELFDWLGALYPVWAHLDPEMLAAATELALAELLLSGCTTAADHHYLFPKGLEKAIDVQVEMARQIGLRVVLTRGSMDLCVDDGGLPPASVVQDPDTILADCERVVGAYHQSGPGAMTQIALAPCSPFSVSQEVMQQSALLAEKLDLRLHTHLGETKDENDYCQARLGMRPLDYLDQCGWLQARTWLAHGIHFSDSEITRLGQAGVAVSHCPHSNMLLSSGLCPACSLEQAGSPVGLGVDGSASNDASNAIEEVRAALMLQRFNSGSAAVSHTDALRWATAGGARCLGRDDLGRIDSGLQADIALFKLDELRHSGHDDPLAALVQCGAHRADRVMIAGQWQVENGRASHIDEVDLVARHSALARRLRNRAGLE
- a CDS encoding BMP family ABC transporter substrate-binding protein; this encodes MKYLVKLVVVIFAAVLSLGAITTASADKLKVGFIYIGPPGDHGWTYSHDQGRLMIDNMLGDHVETTYVEGVPEGPDAARAIAKLAETGHKLIFTTSFGYMEPTLKVAKRFPDVKFEHATGYKRADNVSTYSARFYEGRYVQGQIAAKMSKSGIIGYIASFPIPEVVRGINAFMLGAQSINSNMKVKIVWAYTWFDPPKEADAAKVLMDQGADIITQHTDSTAALQAAAARGINAFGQASDMIQFAPDTQLTAVLDNWGPYYVKRTVDVLMGTWTSGDTWNGMGPGMVGMAPFTNMPNDIATMARETTESIRTGAFHPFTGPIYNQAGELVVPTGATADDGMLAGMNFYVKGVDDKLPD
- a CDS encoding ABC transporter permease is translated as MPELIIASVMTMMTAATPLVFAATGELICERSGVLNLGVEGMMLIGAVFGFATAAVTGNAPLGLLVAGASGILASLIFAFLTLTLLSNQVATGLALTIFGTGLSALFGFDYVGETIDRIAAIHLPVLSDLPVVGPLLFGHDPLVYLGLILLTGVAWFLNRSRSGMILRAVGDSDVSAHAIGYPVVLIRYTAVAFGGLMAGLGGGYLSLVYTPLWAENMAAGRGWIAIALVVFATWRPERVLFGAILFGSIMILQLNAQAAGLGIPAAFMSMLPYIATIVVLVLISRDAIKIRLNAPACLGRPFRAER
- a CDS encoding ABC transporter permease yields the protein MLRLEPRSTQSFAAAWLSPLMALVLTVITGGVIFLAMGKDPSTALYIYFVEPLTTTSGLSEVAVKAGPLILIGIGLSFGFRAGIWNIGAEGQYIAGAIAGGGLAVYFYESESTLLLPAMLVLGTLGGMAWAAVPALLKTRFNANEILVSLMLVYVAELLLVHLVQGPWRNPQGWGFPGTRLFPDAATMPLLFSGKRVHLGTLITLAVPFIAWFILARTRFGFTVRVFGSAPLAARHAGVHGHRMIWQSLLIGGGLAGLAGVIEATSTIGQLVPNISPGYGFTAIIVAFLGRLHPLGVLLAGIAIAVTYIGGEGAQISAGLPKAVTSLFQGIILFYLLAFDLFTRYRIIVSSRATE